Proteins encoded by one window of Babylonia areolata isolate BAREFJ2019XMU chromosome 8, ASM4173473v1, whole genome shotgun sequence:
- the LOC143285129 gene encoding piercer of microtubule wall 1 protein-like: MEQNASEQEMGPGGVPRGAQTHQYYRTEDIPARFDNPEWFQGYGGKKQHPMYRTSSSTYGGKSPSVHTMPTQFYARSQKFSGHLGSCGMYRNYSLNTEMDKSKV; this comes from the exons AACGCTTCAGAGCAAGAGATGGGACCTGGGGGAGTGCCCCGTGGGGCTCAGACTCACCAGTACTACCGCACAGAGGACATACCAGCTCGCTTTGACAATCCAG AGTGGTTTCAGGGTTACGGAGGAAAGAAGCAGCACCCCATGTACAGGACGTCGTCCTCGACGTACGGGGGCAAGTCTCCTTCGGTTCATACCATGCCCACACAGTTCTATGCCAGGTCGCAGAAATTCAGTGGG cATCTGGGATCTTGCGGAATGTACCGGAACTACTCTCTCAACACGGAGATGGACAAGAGCAAGGTGTAG